One part of the Acidobacteriota bacterium genome encodes these proteins:
- a CDS encoding MBL fold metallo-hydrolase, producing the protein MHRTTLGDFELTVVSDGTYSSDGGAFFGVVPKTMWSKKVVADDQNRIVVGLNSLLVRTGKKNILIETGIGNKLSDKLIAVYGQPAKLLDNLHAAGIAPEDIDIVINTHLHFDHCGWNTVQRGDKFVATFPNAKYYVQEKEWDHSRLQLERDAISYMSPNYDPLLENGQMVLLSGNLELLPGISVKVFPGHTANMQAVIVESGGKKACYISDLIPTSAHLHPTWVMAFDLYPLQTIESRKKYYEEAIPEKWLTVFTHDPQTPWGYVKRDEKGKLGLAKLA; encoded by the coding sequence ATGCACCGCACCACTCTCGGCGATTTCGAATTAACGGTTGTCTCTGATGGGACATATTCGTCCGATGGTGGCGCATTCTTTGGCGTGGTTCCGAAGACGATGTGGTCGAAGAAGGTCGTGGCCGACGATCAGAACCGCATTGTCGTCGGACTGAATTCACTGCTCGTCCGCACCGGCAAAAAGAACATCCTCATCGAGACCGGCATCGGCAACAAACTTTCGGACAAACTGATCGCCGTCTACGGACAGCCTGCAAAGCTGCTCGACAATCTGCATGCTGCCGGCATCGCCCCCGAAGACATCGACATTGTCATCAACACGCACCTGCACTTCGATCACTGTGGATGGAATACGGTGCAACGCGGAGACAAATTTGTCGCCACCTTCCCCAACGCCAAGTACTACGTGCAGGAAAAAGAGTGGGACCACAGCCGCCTGCAACTCGAACGCGACGCGATCAGCTACATGAGCCCGAACTACGATCCACTCCTCGAAAACGGACAGATGGTACTCCTCAGCGGCAATCTCGAACTGTTGCCTGGAATCTCGGTGAAAGTTTTTCCCGGCCACACTGCAAATATGCAGGCGGTGATCGTCGAAAGCGGTGGCAAGAAGGCCTGCTATATCTCAGATTTGATCCCCACCAGCGCGCATCTTCATCCCACATGGGTGATGGCTTTTGATCTGTATCCACTCCAGACGATCGAAAGCCGCAAGAAGTATTACGAGGAAGCAATCCCGGAAAAATGGCTGACGGTGTTTACCCATGATCCGCAGACGCCTTGGGGATATGTCAAGCGCGACGAAAAAGGAAAGCT